Genomic segment of Gemmatimonadota bacterium:
CGCTCGCCGCGGTCGCCGCGGTGGTCGCCGGAGCAGCCCTCGTCGCCCCGGGCGAACCCTTCGCGAGCCCGTCGGGCGAGCACTACGGATTCGCGTCGGTGCTCCCGGCGCTGTTCACGCTGCTGCTCGTCTTCCTGACGCGCGAGGTGATCACGGC
This window contains:
- a CDS encoding sodium:proton antiporter → MPQSRRILALAAVAAVVAGAALVAPGEPFASPSGEHYGFASVLPALFTLLLVFLTREVITALFLGILVGGAVSGQWNVLDAFLIPAIGSESFAFILLVYLWA